CCGGATTGATCGACATCAGCGGTAAATTGGGGTTGCCTCTGGTGGCCACCAACGATTGCCATTACTTGAGACGTGAAGATGCCTACGCCCATGAAGTGTTGCTGTGTATCCAGACCGGTAAGACCATGGACGATGAAAAGCGCATGCGCTTTGCCAATGATGGTTTTTATGTGCGCACGCCGGACGAAATGCGCGAGTTGTTCGGCCATGTGCCCCAAGCTCTCGACAACACGGTGGAGATCGCTCAACGCTGTAATCTCGATTTCGATTTCAATACCTACCATTTCCCGCAGTACGAAAAGCCGAAAGACAAAACGCTCGACGAGGTCCTCGAGGATATGGCCCATGAAGGGTTGGAAGAGCGGCTGAAGATGATCCGCTCCCTGCAACCGGATTTCAGTGCGGAACAGGAACAGGTGTATCGCGACCGCTTGGAACGGGAGCTGAAAACCATTCGCGATATGGGTTTTCCCGGTTATTTCATCATTGTTGCCGACTTTATCAACTGGGCCAAAGACCATGACATCCCGGTCGGTCCCGGTCGTGGCAGTGCGGCGGGCAGCCTGGTGGCCTTTGCCATCCGCATCACCGATATCGATCCCATGCCGTATGATTTGCTGTTCGAACGTTTCCTCAATCCGGAGCGGATCTCCATGCCGGATATCGACGTCGACTTCTGTATCTATGGCCGTGAAAAAGTGATTCAGTATGTTCAGGAAAAATACGGCGGACCGAATGTCGCTCAGATTATCACCTTTGGAACCCTGGGCGCCAAAGGGGTCATCAAGGATGTCGGCCGGGCGCTGAACATGCCGTACGGCGAAGTGGATAAGTTGTCCAAGCTGGTGCCGGCAGTGCTGAATATCACCCTCAAGGATGCCATGCAGCAGGAACCGCGTATCCAGGAGCTGGCCAAGTCCGATGTGCGGGTCAAGGAGCTGCTTAATGTCGCTTTGTCGCTGGAGGGGTTGACCCGCCACGCCTCGACGCATGCCGCCGGTGTGGTGGTGACGCCGAATCCATTGACCGACTACCTGCCGCTGTACACCGATCAGAAATCGGGCGGTCAGGTGACCCAATTTCCCATGAGTTACGTCGAGAAGATCGGTCTGGTCAAGTTCGACTTCCTCGGCCTGAAAACGCTGACCGTCATCGACAACGCCCTGCGCTTGATCCACTCGGCGAAAAATCCCGACTTTGATCTCAATGTGATCGGCGACGATGACGAAGCCACCTATGATCTACTCAGTCATGGCGATACCACCGGCGTGTTCCAGCTGGAATCCTCCGGCATGAAAGAGCTGCTGGTCAAGCTCAAGCCCAACTGCTTTGAGGATATCATTGCCGCCTGTGCTCTGTATCGTCCCGGTCCGCTTGGTTCGGGCATGGTCGATGACTTTATTCTGCGCAAACACGGTCAGAAAGAGATTGTTTACGATTTTCCGCAACTGGAGCCGATTCTCAAGGATACCTACGGGGTTATCGTCTACCAGGAACAAGTCATGCTCATCGCCCAGACTCTGGCGAATTATTCCCTCGGAGGCGCGGACCTGTTGCGCCGTGCCATGGGGAAAAAGAAGCCCGAGGAGATGGAAAAGCAGAAAGTGCTGTTCCTCAAAGGGGCCAAGGAAAACAACCTCGATGCTAAAAAGGCCGAAGCGGTTTTTGATCTGATGGCGATGTTCGCCGCTTATGGTTTTAACAAATCGCACTCGGCGGCCTATGCCCTGGTCGCCTATCACACCGCCTATCTCAAGGCCCATTATCCCGTTGAATTTATGGCGGCGCTGCTCACCGAGGATATGGAGAACACCGACAAGGTGATCAAGAATATCGCCGAGGTGCGTTCCATGGGTATTGAGGTGCTGCCGCCGGATATCAATGCGTCGATCCGTTCCTTTACCGTTCATGAAAATGCCATGCGCTTTGGTCTGGGCGCGGTCAAGGGGGTTGGGGCCGCGGCCCTTGATTCCATTATCCATGTGCGTGAGGACGATGGGTTCTATGAATCCCTGCATGATTTCTGCGAGCGGGTTGATTTAAGCAAGGTCAACAAAAAGGTCGTTGAATCATTGATCAAATGTGGTGCCTTTGATTCGCTGGGCGGCAGACGGGCGCAATACATGGAAGTGCTGGAAAGCGCCATGGAGATGGGCCAGCAGGTGCAGCGCGAACGCCAGCAGGGCCAGGAGTCGTTGTTCGGCATGGAAGAGATGGTGTCACGCAGCGGCAGCAGTTACGGCGAGCTGCCCGATGTCGCCGAGTGGGACGACAAACTGCGCCTCAACAAGGAAAAAGAGGCGTTGGGTTTTTACATTACCGGCCATCCGCTGTCGCGTTATGCCGAAGATATCAAGCGCTTTGCCACCTGCGATCTGGCCGGATTGCTCGAACACAACGACAAAGAAGAAGTGCGGGTGTGCGGCATTGTCAGCGGTAAAAAAGAGCTGGTCACCAAGAAAGGCGATCGTATGGCGTTTATCACTCTGGAGGATCTGACCGGTTCTCTGGAAGTGGTGGTGTTTCCCGAAGCGTTTCAGGCCGCGGCCGACTATCTGGGCGGCGATGATCCGTTGATGGTTTACGGTACCCTCGATGCCGGTGAGGATAGCTGTAAGGTGCTGGCCAATGAGATTATGCTGCTGCACGACGTCAAAGAGAAGCAGACGTCAAAGATCCACCTGCGCCTGACCACGCCGGGATTAACCGACGACATGATGCAGACCCTTAAGCACACCTTGATGCGTTATTCCGGATCCTGTTCGGTGATCCTGCACATGGTGGTCCCCAATCGCAGCGAGACACGGATCAGGGTGGCCAAAGAACTCAGTGTTGTTGCCAGTGATGAGTTTGTCTCCGCCGTGGAAAAATTGTTCGGATACAATGTTGTCACCTTTGAATGATTAGGCTACCATGTACCGATTAAGCTGAATCGATGGGAGGAAGCCGGTTGCCGCCGCGCGGAGGCACACACCGGTATCGGTCATTATTTTGTTTTTGAGCATGCAGGACAGCGTGTCAAGGGGGCTGTCATTTGCGAATAAACACGCCTGATTCAACAGTGTCGTTGGTCCGGCGGAGGATGGGAGAGCCTCATGCAAGCATATCTGGATTTTGAGAAACCTTTGGTTGATCTCGAACAGAAAATCCTCGAACTCCGTGAATATTCAACGGAAAGTGTTGATTTTAGCAGCGAGCTGCAAAAGCTGGAAAAGAAAGCTGAAAAGCTTCGGGAAGACATTTTTTCCAAACTGACCCGCTGGCAACGCACCCAGCTGGCCCGTCATCCGGGGCGTCCGTTTACCCTCGATTTTATTGAGAATATCTTCACCGACTGGTTTGAATTGCACGGTGACCGCAATTTTGCCGACGATGCGGCACTGGTGTGTGGCTTTGCCCGCTTTGAAGGTCAGCCCTGTGCGGTGATCGGTCATCAGAAGGGGCGCGACACCAAAGAAAAGGTGATCCGCAATTTTGGCATGCCTAACCCCGAAGGCTATCGCAAGGCCCTGCGCATCATGCAGATGGCCGAGCAGTTTGGCCTGCCTATTTTTACCTTTGTCGATACGCCGGGGGCCTATCCCGGGATCGGTGCCGAAGAGCGCGGCCAAGCTGAAGCCATTGCCCGCAACCTGCGCGAGATGGCGGCACTGAAAGTTCCGGTTATTGTCACGGTGACCGGTGA
This region of uncultured Desulfuromonas sp. genomic DNA includes:
- the dnaE gene encoding DNA polymerase III subunit alpha → MEHANFVHLHLHSQYSLLDGAIKIPDLIARVKEYKMPAVAITDHGNMFGAMEFYTKATAAGVKPIIGCEVYVAPGRRTEKSNARGSSEASYHLVLLCQNKIGYRNLCYLVSTAYREGFYYKPRIDWDLLTEYNEGLIAMSACLGGEIPTLINLGRPDDALARAEQMAQVFDDDRFYLELQENNIPEQTTANAGLIDISGKLGLPLVATNDCHYLRREDAYAHEVLLCIQTGKTMDDEKRMRFANDGFYVRTPDEMRELFGHVPQALDNTVEIAQRCNLDFDFNTYHFPQYEKPKDKTLDEVLEDMAHEGLEERLKMIRSLQPDFSAEQEQVYRDRLERELKTIRDMGFPGYFIIVADFINWAKDHDIPVGPGRGSAAGSLVAFAIRITDIDPMPYDLLFERFLNPERISMPDIDVDFCIYGREKVIQYVQEKYGGPNVAQIITFGTLGAKGVIKDVGRALNMPYGEVDKLSKLVPAVLNITLKDAMQQEPRIQELAKSDVRVKELLNVALSLEGLTRHASTHAAGVVVTPNPLTDYLPLYTDQKSGGQVTQFPMSYVEKIGLVKFDFLGLKTLTVIDNALRLIHSAKNPDFDLNVIGDDDEATYDLLSHGDTTGVFQLESSGMKELLVKLKPNCFEDIIAACALYRPGPLGSGMVDDFILRKHGQKEIVYDFPQLEPILKDTYGVIVYQEQVMLIAQTLANYSLGGADLLRRAMGKKKPEEMEKQKVLFLKGAKENNLDAKKAEAVFDLMAMFAAYGFNKSHSAAYALVAYHTAYLKAHYPVEFMAALLTEDMENTDKVIKNIAEVRSMGIEVLPPDINASIRSFTVHENAMRFGLGAVKGVGAAALDSIIHVREDDGFYESLHDFCERVDLSKVNKKVVESLIKCGAFDSLGGRRAQYMEVLESAMEMGQQVQRERQQGQESLFGMEEMVSRSGSSYGELPDVAEWDDKLRLNKEKEALGFYITGHPLSRYAEDIKRFATCDLAGLLEHNDKEEVRVCGIVSGKKELVTKKGDRMAFITLEDLTGSLEVVVFPEAFQAAADYLGGDDPLMVYGTLDAGEDSCKVLANEIMLLHDVKEKQTSKIHLRLTTPGLTDDMMQTLKHTLMRYSGSCSVILHMVVPNRSETRIRVAKELSVVASDEFVSAVEKLFGYNVVTFE
- a CDS encoding acetyl-CoA carboxylase carboxyltransferase subunit alpha, with the translated sequence MQAYLDFEKPLVDLEQKILELREYSTESVDFSSELQKLEKKAEKLREDIFSKLTRWQRTQLARHPGRPFTLDFIENIFTDWFELHGDRNFADDAALVCGFARFEGQPCAVIGHQKGRDTKEKVIRNFGMPNPEGYRKALRIMQMAEQFGLPIFTFVDTPGAYPGIGAEERGQAEAIARNLREMAALKVPVIVTVTGEGGSGGALAVAVGNRVLMMEYSVYSVISPEGCAAILWSDGTKGPQASEALKLTAADINELGCIIDDVIEEPLGGAHTNITLAAENVKLCLKKHLDELQQLSPEELVEQRYEKFRAMTVMQEVAAEE